One region of Peribacillus simplex genomic DNA includes:
- a CDS encoding DoxX family protein, with protein sequence MIGIGLLVIRVVIGLSFVGHGAQKLFGWFGGHGLKGTGGWFDSIGMKPGVTMALFAGLSEFIGGALFALGLLTPFAGILIALTMLVAIVKVHGANGYWATQNGYEYNLAILAVAIGVAITGAGPYSLDTFIF encoded by the coding sequence ATGATTGGTATAGGTTTATTAGTTATACGTGTAGTAATCGGGTTATCGTTTGTTGGACATGGAGCTCAAAAATTATTTGGATGGTTTGGCGGTCATGGCTTGAAAGGTACAGGAGGCTGGTTTGACTCGATTGGGATGAAGCCAGGAGTTACGATGGCACTATTTGCTGGTCTTTCAGAGTTTATTGGAGGAGCTTTATTTGCTTTAGGTCTCCTTACACCCTTTGCAGGTATATTAATTGCGCTTACAATGCTCGTTGCGATCGTTAAAGTCCATGGAGCCAATGGCTACTGGGCAACTCAAAACGGTTATGAATATAATCTTGCTATTCTTGCAGTGGCGATTGGCGTTGCGATAACCGGAGCTGGACCATACTCACTTGATACCTTTATATTTTAA
- a CDS encoding NADH-dependent flavin oxidoreductase yields MNSKFTPLFDSFNLGKGMEVKNRLVMAPMTNFSSNPDGTVTDAEVNYYERRSGGVGMVITACTYVTANGKGFHGEFGGDTDEMIPSLHRLASAIKAKGAKAILQIFHGGREVPPELVPNGEVVSAGNIPSEGEGKPVPRPLTEREIESIILDFGETTRRAIEAGFDGVEIHGANGYLLQQFFSPHSNRREDKWGGSLEKRLTFPLAVVDEVKKAVAEYAKNPFIVGYRFSPEEPETPGITMDDTLALIDGLVSKNIDYLHVSLMDFWSKARRGVEADRPRIEIIKERVGDQVPVIGVGSIYTADDAIKALQSGVPLIALGRELIIDPEWVQKVEQGRETEIVTKINKDNQQQLDIPDPLWQAIIHSPGWFPGIE; encoded by the coding sequence ATCCTGACGGGACTGTAACCGATGCAGAAGTTAACTATTATGAACGTCGGTCTGGCGGGGTAGGCATGGTTATAACAGCTTGCACATACGTGACGGCCAATGGTAAAGGTTTTCATGGTGAATTTGGCGGAGATACGGATGAAATGATTCCTAGTTTACATCGTTTGGCTTCTGCGATTAAAGCGAAAGGTGCAAAAGCAATTCTACAAATATTTCATGGCGGCCGTGAGGTTCCACCGGAATTAGTACCAAATGGTGAAGTTGTAAGTGCAGGCAATATTCCGTCGGAAGGCGAAGGGAAACCTGTTCCACGTCCACTAACTGAAAGAGAAATTGAATCGATCATTCTCGATTTTGGTGAAACCACTCGACGAGCGATTGAAGCTGGTTTTGATGGTGTTGAAATTCACGGTGCCAATGGTTATTTACTCCAGCAATTCTTTTCACCGCATTCAAACCGTCGTGAAGACAAGTGGGGCGGATCGCTTGAAAAACGTCTGACTTTCCCATTAGCGGTTGTGGACGAAGTGAAAAAGGCTGTTGCTGAATATGCCAAAAATCCGTTCATCGTAGGATATCGCTTTTCACCGGAGGAGCCTGAAACACCAGGAATCACCATGGATGATACACTTGCATTGATTGATGGGCTTGTATCAAAAAATATTGATTATCTCCATGTTTCATTAATGGATTTCTGGTCGAAAGCAAGACGGGGAGTCGAGGCTGACCGACCTCGGATAGAAATTATAAAAGAACGTGTCGGAGATCAAGTTCCTGTCATCGGCGTTGGGTCCATCTATACAGCGGATGATGCAATCAAAGCACTGCAATCAGGGGTTCCGTTAATCGCATTGGGCCGTGAACTTATAATCGACCCTGAGTGGGTACAAAAAGTGGAACAAGGCAGGGAAACTGAAATCGTGACAAAAATAAACAAGGATAATCAGCAGCAACTTGATATTCCAGATCCATTATGGCAAGCGATCATCCATTCTCCAGGATGGTTCCCGGGGATTGAATAG
- a CDS encoding aspartyl-phosphate phosphatase Spo0E family protein codes for MAKKNEFLEQIELKRNELIKVVAKDGLNSHVAVEYSQQLDQLLNKYNELFYKTGTGF; via the coding sequence ATGGCTAAAAAGAATGAATTTCTCGAACAGATTGAATTAAAGAGAAATGAACTTATCAAGGTTGTCGCTAAAGATGGTTTAAACTCCCATGTTGCCGTTGAATATAGCCAGCAACTTGATCAATTATTAAATAAATATAATGAACTTTTTTATAAAACTGGTACAGGTTTTTAA
- a CDS encoding cytochrome c biogenesis protein CcdA has protein sequence MNDINMFLAFGAGFLSFISPCCLPLYPAFLSYITGMSVGEIKSENAMLQRRSMLHTLFFLLGFSLVFIAIGFSTTFLGSFFSDYKELIRQIGAILIIIFGLFIVGIFQPKSLMKDSRFEFKNRPSGYIGSILIGLAFAAGWTPCAGPLLGAVISLGATNSSAAMSYMTAYILGFAIPFFILSFFVGKLKWIKKYSQYIMKIGGYLMIVMGVILFFNWMTKIIAVLSRLFGGFTGF, from the coding sequence TTGAATGATATTAATATGTTTTTAGCTTTTGGGGCGGGCTTCTTGAGTTTTATTTCGCCATGCTGCTTACCGCTATATCCAGCCTTCTTATCTTATATCACTGGTATGAGTGTTGGTGAAATCAAATCCGAGAACGCCATGCTCCAAAGAAGAAGTATGCTGCATACTTTATTCTTCCTTCTTGGTTTTTCTCTAGTTTTTATTGCAATTGGTTTTAGTACGACCTTTTTAGGTTCTTTTTTCTCGGATTACAAAGAATTGATTCGTCAGATTGGTGCGATCCTGATTATTATTTTTGGATTATTCATTGTAGGGATCTTTCAGCCGAAATCTTTGATGAAAGATAGTCGTTTTGAATTTAAAAACCGACCTAGCGGATATATAGGTTCGATTCTTATCGGACTTGCTTTTGCGGCTGGATGGACGCCTTGTGCTGGCCCACTATTGGGTGCTGTCATCTCTTTGGGTGCGACTAACTCTAGCGCTGCCATGAGTTATATGACTGCCTATATATTAGGCTTTGCCATCCCGTTTTTCATATTATCCTTCTTTGTCGGAAAATTGAAATGGATCAAAAAGTACAGCCAATACATCATGAAGATTGGCGGATATTTAATGATTGTAATGGGTGTGATTTTGTTTTTTAATTGGATGACCAAAATAATAGCAGTCCTGTCTAGACTATTCGGTGGCTTTACGGGGTTTTAG